In a single window of the Raphanus sativus cultivar WK10039 chromosome 9, ASM80110v3, whole genome shotgun sequence genome:
- the LOC130499979 gene encoding uncharacterized protein LOC130499979 isoform X2, whose product MSNNHSRDEPSTAPRTDQWYDLVLGSSAKDDSSHKFCTLRYEFKPASIDKKRSGNLHKKKDNRVSVEFQNNQPGKPKVTFEGSSEDYKDNDAVLFFDGEKFRLERLHRAVKQLRHLRTPGESAAAAAASSQSAVPPPPPPPVEQQQQHRLSPPPVVARPASKSPHVHRSLIPDVPVEVERIEIGKRESSAEPAIPGNNAPYISPADDKNEEEGEEGHHEIDLVDIFGSFTPEKDNAERDDADAGGEYEESLNKQLSITEEEIADVDDDSGGEGEKGLNAAEALRAQVNAEVQQKRESSSSSSSSGSSSGSDSDGRSKSVSSGSGQSSSGSSSRSRGSGGSDDEDEVNSV is encoded by the exons ATGTCGAATAATCACTCCAGAGACGAACCAAGCACCGCCCCGAGAACAGATCAATGGTACGATCTCGTCCTTGGCTCCTCTGCTAAAGACGATTCCTCCCATAAATTCTGCACCTTGCGAT ATGAATTCAAGCCGGCTTCTATCGACAAGAAGAGGTCAGGGAACCTGCACAAGAAGAAAGACAACAGAGTCTCCGTCGAGTTTCAGAACAACCAGCCTGGCAAACCTAAGGTGACGTTCGAAGGGAGCAGCGAGGATTATAAGGATAACGACGCTGTTCTGTTTTTCGACGGGGAGAAGTTTCGTTTGGAGAGACTGCATAGAGCTGTCAAGCAGCTGAGGCATCTCAGGACTCCTGGTGAATCTGCCGCCGCGGCGGCGGCTTCTTCTCAGTCTGCAgtgcctcctcctcctcctcctcctgtggagcagcagcagcagcatcgGTTGTCTCCTCCTCCTGTTGTTGCTCGTCCTGCTTCTAAGTCTCCGCATGTGCATAGAAGTTTGATTCCAGATGTGCCT GTTGAAGTTGAAAGAATCGAAATTGGGAAGCGGGAGAGTTCAG CTGAACCTGCCATCCCGGGAAACAATGCACCATATATCTCACCAGCTGATGACAAGaacgaagaagaaggagaagaaggacaTCACGAGATTGATTTGGTTGATATATTCGGCTCATTTACACCGGAGAAGGACAATGCAGAGAGAGATGACGCTGACGCTGGTGGAGAATACGAGGAGAGCTTAAATAAACAGCTTAGCATAACGGAAGAGGAGATTGCAGATGTGGACGACGACAGTGGCGGCGAAGGAGAGAAGGGTCTGAACGCAGCGGAAGCGCTTAGAGCGCAGGTCAACGCAGAGGTGCAGCAGAAACGTGAAAGCTCGAGCTCGAGCAGTAGCAGCGGAAGCAGCAGCGGGAGCGACAGTGATGGTAGGAGCAAAAGCGTAAGCAGCGGAAGTGGGCAGAGTAGCAGCGGAAGCAGTAGCCGTAGCCGTGGAAGTGGAGGGAGTGACGATGAAGATGAAGTCAACTCCGTGTAA
- the LOC130499979 gene encoding uncharacterized protein LOC130499979 isoform X1 — translation MSNNHSRDEPSTAPRTDQWYDLVLGSSAKDDSSHKFCTLRYEFKPASIDKKRSGNLHKKKDNRVSVEFQNNQPGKPKVTFEGSSEDYKDNDAVLFFDGEKFRLERLHRAVKQLRHLRTPGESAAAAAASSQSAVPPPPPPPVEQQQQHRLSPPPVVARPASKSPHVHRSLIPDVPVEVERIEIGKRESSVIAAEPAIPGNNAPYISPADDKNEEEGEEGHHEIDLVDIFGSFTPEKDNAERDDADAGGEYEESLNKQLSITEEEIADVDDDSGGEGEKGLNAAEALRAQVNAEVQQKRESSSSSSSSGSSSGSDSDGRSKSVSSGSGQSSSGSSSRSRGSGGSDDEDEVNSV, via the exons ATGTCGAATAATCACTCCAGAGACGAACCAAGCACCGCCCCGAGAACAGATCAATGGTACGATCTCGTCCTTGGCTCCTCTGCTAAAGACGATTCCTCCCATAAATTCTGCACCTTGCGAT ATGAATTCAAGCCGGCTTCTATCGACAAGAAGAGGTCAGGGAACCTGCACAAGAAGAAAGACAACAGAGTCTCCGTCGAGTTTCAGAACAACCAGCCTGGCAAACCTAAGGTGACGTTCGAAGGGAGCAGCGAGGATTATAAGGATAACGACGCTGTTCTGTTTTTCGACGGGGAGAAGTTTCGTTTGGAGAGACTGCATAGAGCTGTCAAGCAGCTGAGGCATCTCAGGACTCCTGGTGAATCTGCCGCCGCGGCGGCGGCTTCTTCTCAGTCTGCAgtgcctcctcctcctcctcctcctgtggagcagcagcagcagcatcgGTTGTCTCCTCCTCCTGTTGTTGCTCGTCCTGCTTCTAAGTCTCCGCATGTGCATAGAAGTTTGATTCCAGATGTGCCT GTTGAAGTTGAAAGAATCGAAATTGGGAAGCGGGAGAGTTCAG TAATTGCAGCTGAACCTGCCATCCCGGGAAACAATGCACCATATATCTCACCAGCTGATGACAAGaacgaagaagaaggagaagaaggacaTCACGAGATTGATTTGGTTGATATATTCGGCTCATTTACACCGGAGAAGGACAATGCAGAGAGAGATGACGCTGACGCTGGTGGAGAATACGAGGAGAGCTTAAATAAACAGCTTAGCATAACGGAAGAGGAGATTGCAGATGTGGACGACGACAGTGGCGGCGAAGGAGAGAAGGGTCTGAACGCAGCGGAAGCGCTTAGAGCGCAGGTCAACGCAGAGGTGCAGCAGAAACGTGAAAGCTCGAGCTCGAGCAGTAGCAGCGGAAGCAGCAGCGGGAGCGACAGTGATGGTAGGAGCAAAAGCGTAAGCAGCGGAAGTGGGCAGAGTAGCAGCGGAAGCAGTAGCCGTAGCCGTGGAAGTGGAGGGAGTGACGATGAAGATGAAGTCAACTCCGTGTAA
- the LOC130500262 gene encoding protein PIN-LIKES 2, translating into MSGSNVSSRVIDILSGIVPLMKLISLTVIGLLLAHPKTQLVPRATFRLLSKLVFALFLPCLIFTELGESITLDNIVRWWFIPVNVLLSTVIGSFIGYLVVLVCRPPPEFTRVTIVMTAFGNTGNLLLAIVSSVCHSKNNPFGPGCHSRGVSYVSFAQWVAVILVYTVVYHMMEPPLEYYEVVEGEGEIEEINVGSNDVSRPLLVEAEWPGIEEKETEHCKTPFIARVFNSISSSYSQTSFPEVVDFMGVTGGESSSPRSLQCLAEPRVIRRMRVVAEQTPVKHILQPPTIASLLAIVVGSVPQLKKIVFGYEAPLSFITDSLNIMASAMVPSVMLVLGGMLSEGPRESTLGLRTTIGITVARLLVLPLVGIGIVMSADKLGLISQDPMFKFVLLLQYSTPSAILLGAIASLRGYAVREASALLFWQHVFALLSLTFYIIIFFKLTVDNVQGIP; encoded by the coding sequence ATGTCAGGGAGCAATGTTAGTTCTAGGGTTATAGATATCCTCAGCGGTATCGTCCCTTTGATGAAGCTAATCTCCTTAACCGTGATCGGTCTCCTCCTCGCACACCCCAAGACGCAGCTAGTCCCGAGAGCCACCTTCCGCCTCTTGAGCAAACTCGTCTTCGCTCTGTTCTTACCTTGCTTGATCTTCACGGAGCTAGGAGAAAGCATTACCTTAGACAACATCGTCCGCTGGTGGTTTATTCCGGTCAACGTCCTCCTCAGCACGGTCATAGGCTCCTTCATAGGATACTTGGTGGTTCTCGTCTGCCGACCTCCTCCGGAGTTCACTAGAGTCACCATCGTCATGACTGCCTTCGGCAACACCGGGAACCTCTTGCTGGCTATCGTCAGCTCAGTTTGTCACTCCAAGAACAACCCGTTCGGGCCGGGTTGTCACTCGAGAGGGGTCTCTTACGTGTCGTTCGCTCAGTGGGTGGCTGTGATACTTGTGTACACCGTTGTGTATCATATGATGGAGCCGCCTCTGGAGTACTACGAGGTTGTTGAGGGTGAAGGTGAGATAGAGGAGATCAACGTCGGTTCTAACGATGTTAGCAGGCCTCTTTTAGTCGAAGCCGAGTGGCCGGGGATCGAGGAGAAAGAGACGGAACATTGCAAGACTCCGTTCATTGCGAGAGTGTTCAACAGCATCTCGAGTAGTTACTCGCAGACTTCTTTCCCTGAGGTTGTTGACTTCATGGGTGTAACAGGAGGAGAGAGTTCGAGCCCGAGGTCGCTTCAGTGTTTAGCTGAGCCGAGAGTTATAAGGAGGATGAGAGTCGTGGCTGAACAGACTCCAGTCAAACACATACTCCAACCACCGACGATAGCTTCTCTACTCGCCATCGTCGTCGGATCAGTACCACAGCTGAAGAAGATCGTATTCGGTTACGAAGCTCCGCTCTCTTTCATTACCGATAGTTTGAACATTATGGCTAGCGCCATGGTTCCTTCGGTGATGCTTGTACTCGGCGGTATGCTCTCCGAGGGACCGAGAGAGTCAACTCTCGGGTTGCGTACGACGATTGGGATCACCGTTGCGAGACTCTTGGTGCTTCCTCTAGTTGGGATAGGGATCGTGATGTCAGCTGATAAGCTTGGTCTTATTTCTCAGGATCCGATGTTTAAGTTTGTGCTGCTTTTGCAGTATTCGACTCCGAGTGCTATTTTGCTTGGAGCTATAGCGAGTCTGAGGGGTTATGCGGTTAGAGAGGCCTCTGCGCTTCTGTTTTGGCAGCATGTCTTTGCGTTGTTGTCTCTTACGTTCTATATTATCATCTTCTTCAAGCTCACCGTTGATAATGTCCAAGGTATCCCATAA